The Actinomadura graeca nucleotide sequence GCGCCGCCCGAGCGGCTGCCCGGGCTCGATCCCCGCGGCCCCATCGACGTCGCCCTCTATACGAGGACGGGTCAGCTGCGGGTCATCCCCCGGCGGGACGCCTGCCTCGACCGGCAGGGCGGGTTCGCCCCCGCGAAGATGCTCGACACCCTGGGCCGGGAGGTCGAGGCGGCCTTCGGGGAGGGCTTCCGCGCCGTCCGGCTGACGACCGACCACAGCTGGGTGCTCGACGGCCGCGGCGGCTCCGGCCTGCGCCAGATGCTGGGCTGCGAGCACCGTGTCGGCGACGCCGTCTCGCCCAGCACCATGGCGATGGCGATCTGCCAGGTCGACCGGCGCGCCCGCCCCCATGACGAACTGGTCGCCCTAAGGGATACCCACGAGGTCCTGGTGGAAGTGAACCCCGAATTCGACGACGGGATCCTGAAGATCGTGCGCACTTTCGAACCCGACGGTCTGCGTGTCGAGGGCGAGCTGGACGCCGCCCGGCACGCCGTGTTCGCCGAGAAGCTGGCCCAGGTGGGCAAGGGCCGGCGCCGCGTCCACCTGGACTTCTCCCGGCTCGGCTTCATCGACCTCGGCGGGCTCAACCTGCTGGCGCAGCACGCCACCGGGCTGCCCGCCGACGACGCCCTGGTCCTCGACCATCTCCCGCCGGACGTGGAGAACGTCATCGAGATGGTCGGCTGGCACCGGCTTCCCGGGCTGGCCCGGGGGAACGAGGGCGCGCTCCCGGCGAGGGAGGGCATCGGCCGATGACGCTGGAGCACAGGGCGCTCCTGTACAAGGGCACCGACGAGTTCCTGTCCTTCACCGTCCCCTACCTGGAGGCGGGGCTGGAGGAGGACCAGGCCGTCGTCGCGGTGGTCCGCGAACCGCACCTCTCGGCGCTGCGCGACATCCTCGCCGGACACGGCGCGGCGATCCGGTACTTCGACTCGGCGGAGTTCTACCGCCACCCCGTCCACACCCTCCGCGACTACCAGACGATCGTCGCGACGAGCCTGCCGCGCACCGTCTGCGCGCTCGCCGAGCCCGTCTGGGACGGGTGGGACGAGCGGCAGAGGCTGGAGTGGATCCGCTACGAGTCGCTGATCAACGTCGTGTTCGCGGGATCGGGCGCGCGGGCGCTGTGCCCCTACGACAGCGGCGAGCTGTCCCCGCACGTGCTCGACGTGGCGCTGCGGACCCATCCGCTGCTGCTGAGCGACGGCCGGAACGACGTCAACGACGAGTACATCGACCCGGCGACGTTCGGGGCGGGCTGCGACCGCGCCCGCCGCACGGACCGCCCCGACGCCGCGGAGTACGTCACGATCGAGGGCGCCGACCTGCACGGGCTGCGCGC carries:
- a CDS encoding anti-sigma factor RsbA family regulatory protein, whose product is MTLEHRALLYKGTDEFLSFTVPYLEAGLEEDQAVVAVVREPHLSALRDILAGHGAAIRYFDSAEFYRHPVHTLRDYQTIVATSLPRTVCALAEPVWDGWDERQRLEWIRYESLINVVFAGSGARALCPYDSGELSPHVLDVALRTHPLLLSDGRNDVNDEYIDPATFGAGCDRARRTDRPDAAEYVTIEGADLHGLRAFVAERALTHGLARQPAQNLVTAVNEVAANALQHGIPPMGLWTWRDGDDLVCEIGDNGFWQPSPLTGFIPPDSALQRGFGLWTVRLLVDLMELRAGWDGTFVRLRVRRRPVSY
- a CDS encoding MEDS domain-containing protein codes for the protein MSTPWFAKRPVSAVRPGDHGWLAYSCPEERDRVIGTFVREGLTTNEKVVYVTDAPPERLPGLDPRGPIDVALYTRTGQLRVIPRRDACLDRQGGFAPAKMLDTLGREVEAAFGEGFRAVRLTTDHSWVLDGRGGSGLRQMLGCEHRVGDAVSPSTMAMAICQVDRRARPHDELVALRDTHEVLVEVNPEFDDGILKIVRTFEPDGLRVEGELDAARHAVFAEKLAQVGKGRRRVHLDFSRLGFIDLGGLNLLAQHATGLPADDALVLDHLPPDVENVIEMVGWHRLPGLARGNEGALPAREGIGR